The nucleotide window GCGTCGGCGAGCATCCCGAGGGCGGATGCCGTGGGGTGCCCGTACCCGTTGTCGGCGCCGACCCCGACGAGCCCGATGCCGGCGCCCGCCTCACGGTACAGTTCGGCGGACTGATCGGCCGAGCCGTGATGGGCGACCTTCACGATGTCGTACGGGCCGCCGACGCCCTCGCGGAGCAGCCGCCGTTGCGCCTGCTCGCCGAGGTCGCCGAGCAGCAGCATGCGGATGCCGGCGACGTCCGCGGCGAGGACGATGCTCGCATCGTTGCCCGGCTCCGCACCGGCATCGGCCGGCCAGAGCACCCGCCAGGTCACGCCGCCGGCCGCACCCTGATCGCCGCGCACGGCATGCTCGACGCGCGCGCCGCCGCGTTCGAGCGGCTCGAGGGCATCGGCGGACCGCGAACCGTCCGGCGGCCCGGCGAGCACGACCCCGACATCGCCCGCGAGCGCGCTCGTGCCGCCGACATGGTCGTGATCCCAATGGGTGAGGACGAGGACGTCGACGCGGTCGATGCCGAGCAGCCGCCGGCAACGGTCGAGGGCGGCCGGATCGGGGCCGGTGTCGACCATCACGACGGCGTCGGCGCGGAGCACGACGGCATCGCCCTGCCCGACGTCGCACATCGCCACCGACCAGTCCGCCGGCCGCGACGCGCCGACGACGATGGGGCCGAGCCAGGCGCCGCCGAGCGGCACCGCGAGGGCCAGGGCGCCCGCGGTCGCCGCGGCGATCGTCGCCCGCCGGCTCCGCGCCCCGGCGAGCACCCAGCCGAGCGCGAGGGCCGCGACCCCCGCGAGGATCGCGCCGGCCGGACCCGGCAGCCACGGCATCCGCGCGCCCGGCAACTCGGCCGTGTATCTCGCGATCGCCGCGATCCACGCCGCCGGAACCCACGCGAGCTGCAGCAGCCACGCCCCGAGATGACCCGGCAGCGGCAGGAGGAGCGCCGCGACGAGCCCGACGACCGTGCCGATGGGCGCGGCCGGTGCGGCGAGGAGGTTCGCAGCGACGCCGACGAGCGCGAGCTCGGGTGCGAGCAGCACGAGCACGGGCTGGCAGGCGAGCTGGGCCGCCGCGGGGATCGCGAGGGCGGCGGCGAGCGGCACCGGCATCCACCGCGCGAGGCGCTCGGCCAGCGGGGTCGCGAGCAGCAGCAACCCGCCCGTCGCGAGCACCGAGAGGGCGAAGCCGTAGTCGCGCGACAGCCACGGATCGACGGCCAGCAAGCCGACCACGGCCAGGGCGAGGGCCGCGAGCCCACCGGCGCCGCGCCCGCTCGCAAGCCCGACGAGCACGATCGCGGCCATGACCGCGGCACGCACGACGCTCGCCTCGGGGGTGACGAGCACCACGAACGCGCCGAGCGCCGCAAGCGCGAACACGACCCTGGCGCCGCGCGGCAGCCGGAGCAGGGCGCCGAAAGCGAAGGCGGCGGCGGTCACAATTGTGCAGTTCGCGCCCGAAACTGCGGTGAGGTGACTGAGCGAGGACTGCTTCATCGCCTGATCGAGGGAATCGGAGACCAGCGAAGTGTCTCCGATCGCGAGGCCCGGCACGAGGGCGCCGCCGTCGCCGGCGAGCGTCGCGGCGGCGTCGTGCAGCCCGGCCCGGAGGGGTGCGGCCCAGGCGATCCAGAGCGGTGCGGATGCCGCCTGCCGAACCACCCCCGAAACACGGTACGCGGCCCGCTCCCCCGGCTCCTCGGCGCTCACCCGGCCCTCGACGGCGATGCGATCGCCGAGGCCCAGACGCGGCGCGCCAGAAAGCCCGCCCATCGCGACGACCGGGACCGGGGCGATCGGCCGGCCGTCGACGGCGACCGCGCGGCCCTCGGCGCGCACCGTCGTCTCGCCGCCGAAGCCGGCGAACGTCGACGGGGCGCCGTCGAGCTCGACGAGGAGCTCGGCGCGATCGGCACCGGCCAGCGGGGAGGCCTCGCGTGCGGCGAGGCCGGCGGCCGCCGCACTCGCGGTGAGCGCGGCCCCGGCGACGGCGACGGCGAGCACGGCCGCAAGGCGCACGAGGGGCGACTGCCCGCCATGCGGGTGCCGGGCGGCGCGCGCCCACCCGTCTCGCGGTGACCCGCCGCGCTCGAGCCCGCCGTGCGGGTGCCCGCCGCGCGCCCGCACCCGCGCGACGACGCCGATGGCGAGCAGCACGGCCACGAGCAGCCAGCAGCCGAGCGCCACCACCCACGCTGCCCCCGCTGCAAGCCCCGTCGCCGCCCAGGCGGCCGCCCAAGCGGCGACCGCGGGCGGCGCCAGGCCGGCGCGCTGACGCGGCAAGCCGGGGCGCGCGCGTTCGGCCGCCTGCTCCGGGGCGGCCCGCTCCCCCGTCGTCACACCCGCACGAGGCCCTCGAGGCCGGCGAGCACGGCCTCGCCGATCCCGGAGACCTCGTCGAGCTGGTCGACGCTCGTGAAGGGGCCGTTCGCCTCCCGCCAGGCGATGATGCGTTCAGCGAGCGCGGGGCCGATGCGCGGCAGGGTCTCGAGTGCGGCGGCATCCGCCCGGTTCAGGTCGACGACGCCGTCGGCGCCCCCGGCACCCGCGCCTCCGGCACCCGCACCGCCGGCCGCCGGGGCCTCGCCGACGACCGGCACCCGCAGCTGCTCGCCGTCCGCGACGGGGCCGGCGAGGTTCACCGCCTCCGCATCGGCGTCGTCGGCGAGCCCGCCGGCGGCGGCGACGGCATCCACGACCCGCGAGCCCGGTGCGAGCTCGACGATGCCGGGCGCGCGCACCGCGCCCGTGACGTGCACGAGCAGGGCGGGTGAGTCCGTCTCGGGCGCGGTCTCGGCAGGCGGTGAGCCCACGGCATCCACACCCGGCAGATGCTGCGTACCCCCGCCGCTCGCCGTCGCCGACACGACCGCCGAGACGCCGAGGGCCGCCAGGCACAGGACGATCGCGGCGCCGATGCCGAGCCGCACCCGCGGCGACGCCCGCCGGGCCGACGGCGCGAGTCGTTCGAAGACGTCGGGCTCTGCCTCAAGGGGCTCGTCGGCTGCGGGCGGCGGATCGTGAAGCGGCATTCCGGCAGGCTACGGCGCGGCCTCCGCCCCGCCCGGCCGCCGAAGCGGATCCGTGGGATGCGAGGGCCGCCGACCGGCCTGTGGAGGAACGGTCAGCGCCGCGTGACGATGTTCACGAGCTTCGGCGCGCGCACGACGACGTTCGCGATCTCGCGCCCGTCGATCGAGCGGACGACGGCCGCCGAACCCTTCGCGAGGGCCTCGAGCTCCTCGGGTGCGATCTTCGGGGCGACGTCGGCGCGGTCGCGCACCTTGCCGTCGACCTGGAAGACGGCCGTCACCGACTCCTCGACGAGGAGCGCCGGGTCGGCCTTGCGCCACTGCGCGAGGGCCACGGTCGGTTCGTAGCCGAGGCGCTGCCACATGTCCTCCGCCGTGTACGGCGCGAACAGGTTCAGGATCATCGCGATGACCTCGGCGGACTCGCGGACGGCCGCATCCGCCGCCCCCGGGCCCTGGTCGATGGTCTTGCGGGTGGCGTTCACGAGCTCCATGAGGCGCGCGATGACGACGTTGAACTTGTACGCCTCGACGAGACCGGGCGCGTCGGCGAGCAGGCGATGCGTGACGCGCCGGAGGGCGGGATCGCCCGTCTTCCACTCGACGTCCGGGCTCGAGGTCACCTCGCCCGAGATGCGCCACGCGCGGGCGAGGAACTTCGCCGCACCGGCCTGCGAGACATCCGCCCAGTCCACATCGTCCTCGGGCGGGCCGGCGAAGGCCATCGTGACCCGCAGCGCATCCGCGCCGTGCTCGCGCAGCTGGTCGGCGAACTCGACGAGGTTGCCCTTGCTCTTGCTCATCGCCGAACCGTCCATGAGCACCTGCCCCTGGTTCAGGAGGCTCGTGAAGGGCTCGGTGAAGCTGATGTAGCCGAGGTCGAAGAGCACCTTCGTGATGAACCGCGAGTACAGCAGGTGCAGGATCGCGTGCTCGACGCCGCCGACGTACTGGTCGACGGGCGCCCACTTCTCGGCCTCGGCCGGGTCGAAGGCACGCGTGTCGTCGTTCGGGTTCAGGAAGCGCAGCGGGTACCACGAGCTGTCGACGAAGGTGTCCATCGTGTCGGAGTCGCGCCGGGCCTCGCCGCCGCACTGCGGGCAGGAGACGGTCGACCACTCCTCGGCGGCGGCGAGCGGGCTCTTGCCCTTCGGCCGCAGGTCGAGGCCTTCGGCATCGGGCAGCCGCACGGGCAGCTGCTCCTGGGGCACGGGCACCTCGCCGCAGGCCGGGCAGTGGATGATCGGGATCGGGGTGCCCCAGTAGCGCTGCCGGGAGATGAGCCAGTCGCGCAGACGGAAGTTCTTGGCGGCTCGGCCGGTGCCGCGCGACTCGAGCAGCTCGATCATCCGCTTGATCGCGTTGACCTTGCTGAGCCCGTCGAGGGGGCCGGAGTTGACCATGCGGCCCTCGCCGGCGAGGGCGACGCCCGTCGAGGCGGGGTCCAAGGCCGGCGGCTCCTCGGGCAGGATCGGCACACCCTGCTCGTCGAGCTGGATGACGGGGATGACGCCGGTGACGGGCGCGTTCGTGTCGACGACGACGCGGATCGGCAGGTCGAAGGCGCGGGCGAAGTCGAGGTCGCGCTGGTCGTGCGCGGGCACGGCCATGATCGCGCCGTGGCCGTAGTCGGCGAGCACGTAGTCGCTCGCCCAGATCGGCAGCCGTTCACCGCTGACCGGGTTCACCGCATAGCGCTCGAGGAACACGCCGGTCTTCGGCCGCTCCTGGTTCAGGCGATCCATCTCGGTCGTGCCGCGCACCGTGTCCAGGTAGTCCTGGAAGCGCATCCGCACATCCGGCCCGGCGCCGGACGCGAGTTCGGCGGCGAGGTCGGAGTCGGGGGCGACGACCATGAACGTCGCGCCGAAGAGCGTGTCGGGGCGCGTCGTGAAGACCGAGATGCGCTCTTCGCGCCCCTCGATCTCGAACTCGACGTCGGCGCCCGAGGAGCGGCCGATCCAGTTGCGCTGCATCGACAGCACCCGCTGCGGCCAGTGGCCCTCGAGCTGGTTCAGGTCGTCGAGCAGGCGGTCGGCGTAGTCGGTGACCTTGAAGAACCACTGCGTGAGGGCCTTCTTCGTGACGAGGGCGCCGCAGCGTTCGCAGTGCCCGTCGACGACCTGCTCGTTGGCGAGCACGGTCTGGTCGTTCGGGCACCAGTTGACCTGGCCGGCCTTGCGGTATGCGAGGCCGCGCTTGTAGAGCTCCAGGAACAGCCACTGGTTCCACTTGTAGTACTCGGGGTCGCTGGTGTGCAGTTCGCGCGACCAGTCGAACGACGGCGCGTACTGCCGGAACGAGGCCTTCTGCTGGGCGATGTTCGCGTAGGTCCACTCGCGTGGGTCGGTGCCGCGCTTGATCGCCGCGTTCTCGGCGGGCAGGCCGAAGCTGTCCCAGCCGATGGGGTGCAGCACGTCGAAGCCCTGCTGGCGCCAGTAGCGGGCGACGATATCGCCGAAGCCGAACGCCTCCGCGTGGCCCATGTGCAGGTCGCCGGAGGGGTAGGGGAACATGTCGAGCACGTACTTGCGGGGGCGGGTGTCGCCCGGCAGGCCGGCGCGGAACGGCTGGAGCTCGTCCCACACCGGAAGCCACTTCGCCTGGATGGCCGCGAAGTCGTAGACGGCGTCGGCCGTCGTGTGGGGGTCGTGCTCGTTCGCCAACGGGTTCTCCATCGTCGTCTGGGATCGGGGGCGGCCTCGGGCGGGGCCGCGGAGCGTGCGCGGGCGGATGCCGCGGCATCCGCGCTCGGAGGTGCGCGCACAGCATGGCACGCGCGGGGCTCAAGCCTCCAGCTTACTGAACGCGGCCGGCAGCGGCGTCCAGGCATCCGCTCACGCCGGCGCGGCGCCGAGCGCCGCCAGCAGCGCCCTGGCCTTCACCCGGGTCTCCTCGATCTCCTCCGCGGCGACCGAGAGGGCGGTGATGCCGCCGCCGGTGCCGATCGTCGCGCCCGCCGGGGTGAGCACGATGGAGCGGATGCCCATCGCGAGATCGGCCGTGCCGTCGAAGCCGAGCACGCCGAACGCGCCGGCGTACGGCCCGCGCGGGGAGGATTCGAGGCCGTGCAGGATCGTCATCGCCGAACGCTTCGGCGCGCCCGTCATCGACCCGGCCGGGAAGCAGGCCGCGATCGCCTCGCCCAGGCCGATGCCGTTGCCGAGGCGGGCGGCGACGGTGGAGACGAGCTGGTGGACCTGCGGGTACGACTCGACGAGGTGCAGTTCGGGCACGTGCACCGTGCCGAGGGCCGCGATGCGGCCGAGGTCGTTGCGCATGAGGTCGACGATCATGATGTTCTCGGCCCGCTCCTTCTCGCTCGCGAGGAGTTCGGCGGCCAGCCGTGCGTCCTCGCCGGGGTCGGCGGAGCGGGGCCGGGTGCCCTTCATCGGCGTCGTGCGGATGCGCCGGCCGCCGTCGACCGCGAGGAAGCGTTCGGGCGAGGCGCTGACGAGCGCCGTGCCGCCGAAGCGCAGCAGACCGCCGTGGTGGCTCGGGCTCGTGCGCCGCAGGCGCCGGTGCACGGCGACCGGGTCGAACGCGCCGGGCACCTCGATGCGGGTCGTGAGGCAGAGCTGGTACGCGTCGCCGGCGGCGATGCGGGCCAGGCATGCGTCGATCATCTCCGCGTAGCCCGCCTCGTCGTCGTGGATGCGCGCGCTCGCGGGCCGGGCGGCTTCGGGTGCGGGTGCGGATGCCGCACGCATCGCCTCCGCGAGGGTGCGCCGTGCCCACGCCTCCCCCGCCTCCCGGCCTTCCTCGCCCGGCTCGTCGCGCCAGTGCGCCTCAACCGCCCCGGTGGCGTGGTCGAAGACGAGCGCGCGATCCACCCTGAGGAAGGCGGCATCGGGCACGCCGGACGGGCGGAACGGCACCCCCATGTGCCGGGCGCCGGCCTCGTAGCCGAACCAGCCGATCCACCCGAGCGGCGACGCCTCGACGCCGCCTGCCGCACCGAACTCCGGCACGTCGAAGATCGACCCCGGGCTCGTCTCGGGGCGGCGGGCGGGGTCGAGGGGCCGGGACCTCGTGATCGTGCCCGCGGCGGCATCGGCGGTGAGGAGGATGCTCCCGGCATCCGCCGCGGCCATGATGCTGCGCCCGCCCAGCGTGTCGCGCCCCGCCCCGCCCCAGCCGCCGTCGAGCCACACCGCATACGGGGCGTCGCCGAAGCAGCGGAGGAACACGGTCTCGGGGTCGAGGGGCGCGGGGGCCGCGAGCCGGCCGGTCGACGTCACCCGGTCAGCATAGCCAGACCCTGCCGCGCGGACCCCGCTCACGCGAGGAGGCGCCCGCCCTCGATCCGCACCACGCGGTCGAAGCGGGACTCGTCGACCTCGGCATGGGCGATCAGCACGAGGGTGCGGCCGGGCGCCTCCGCGGCGGTCAGCAGCTCGTCCACGAGGGCGTCGGCGCGGGCCCGGTCGACGTTCGCGGTCGGTTCGTCGAGGACGAGCACGGGGAAGCCGGCGAGCATCGCCCGGGCCAGCGCGATGCGCTGCGCCTGCCCGCCCGAGACGAGGGATCCGCGCTCGCCGACCGGCGCATCCAGCCCGCCGCGTTCGGCGACCCAGCCGGCCAGGCCCACACGGCCCAGCACGTCGAGCAGTTCGGCGTCGCCGGCGCCCTCGCGCGCGAACAGCAGGTTCTGGCGGATCGATTCGTCGAAGAGCCACGGGCGCTGCTCGACGATGCCGACGAGGCGGTGCACGTCGCCGATCGCGAGGCGCTTCGCCTGGGCCCCGCCGATGCGGTACGAGCCGTCGTAGTCGAGGAAGCGGACGAGCACATGCGCGAGCGTCGTCTTGCCCGCGCCCGAGGCCCCGCGCACGAGCACGCGTTCGCCGGGTGCGATGGCGAGGTCGAACCCGGCGATGGATGCCGCCGGCGCGCCCGCCCCGTCGCCGAGCTCCGGCCAGGACGCCGACACCCCCTCGAGTTCGAGGGCCGGCGCAGGTGCGGCCGGCGGGGCGGCGATGGGTTCGGCCGGCTCGGCGGGAACGCCCGCGGGCGGCTCGGCCGGCACCGCCCGGTCGACACGACGGGCGCTCGCGCGCGCCGTGCGCCAGGCCGATGCGGCCGCCGGGATCGCCCCGGCGACCTCGGCGATCGCGAGCGGCACCAGGCAGACGACGGCGAACGCCGGCCCGTCGATACGGCCGTCGACGACGAGCGGTGCGGCCAGGGCGATCGCCGCCGCCGCGCCGAGCCCTCCGAGGGCGGTGGACGCGGCCTGCACGAGCCCGCCGGCGACGGCGCGACGGCGGGCGGCCCGCGCGAGCTCGCGGTCGATGCCGGCGATCCGGCCACGGTCGGCGTCGGCCGCATCGAAGGCGATGAGCACGTCGAGGGCCTGCACATGGTCGAGCACCGCCGCCTGCAGCCGGCCCCGCAGCGGGCCGATGCGACGATCGGCGCGGGCGCCGATCCACGCCTGGGCGACGAGGGCGAGGGCGATGCCCGCGACGAGCACGACGGCCAGGCCTCCGGCGGCGGCCGGGGCGATGAGGGCGATGCCGGCGACGGCGGCCGCGACCACCACGACGGCGCTCACCACGGGCTGCACGGCCTTCAGCGGCACGTTCTGCAGTTCGTCGACGTCGCGCGTGAACCGCGCGAGCAGATCCCCGCGGCGGCTCGCGGCCAGCCCGTCGGGCGCGAGCGGCAGCATCCGCCGGAACACCCCGGTGCGGATGCCGGCGAGCTGCCGGAACGAGGCGTCGTGCCCGCTCAGCCGTTCGAGGTAGCGGAACACGCCGCGGCCGAGCGCGAACGCCCGCACCCCGACGACGGCGATGTTCAGGTACATGATCGGCGGCTGCTCGGCCGCCCGGGTGATGAGCCACGCGCTCGCGGCGAGGAGGGCGACGGTGCTGCCGGCGGAGAGGATGCCGAAGAGCACCGACGGCAGCAGGCGCCGGATGCCGGGGACGGCCGCGCGCATCGACGCGCTCCGCTCAGGCATGCGCGTGCTCCAGGGTGACGATGCGGTCTGCGGCGGCCAGGAGCGCCGGCCGGTGCGTGGCGACGAGGACGACGGTGCCGCCTGCGGCGAGCTCGGCGAGGGATGCGGCCAGCCGGGCCTCGTACGCCTCGTCGAGCGCGGAACTCGGTTCGTCGAGGAGCAGCAGGCCGAGCCCGCGGGCGAGCAGACGGTGGATGGCGCGCGCGGTCGCGACGCGCTGCGCCTGGCCGCCGGAGAGCCCCTGCCCGCCGGTGCCGACGCTGCGGCCGGGCTCCAGGTCGACGCCTGCGAGGCGCATGGCGCGTTCGAGGACGGCCGGGCCTGCGCCCTCGTCGCCGAGGCGGATGTTGCCGGCGACGGTTCCGGCGATGAGGCCGGGCGTCTGGCCCGCCCAGGCGAGCCGGTCGCGGCCGAGGGGCCGCCCGCCCAGGCGCACGAGGCCCTCGGCGGGTGCGAAGCCGAGGATCGCGGCGAGCACGCTCGATTTGCCGGCGCCGCTCTCACCGGCCAGGGCGACGATCTCGCCGGGCCGCGCCGCGAGGTCCAGGCCCGCCACGACCTCGCGGTCGCCGCGGCGCACGGCGAGCCCCGAGATCTCGAGCCCGTCGCCCGGGCCGTGTGCGGCGGTGGATGCGTCGGGCTCGCGCGCCCCGCCGGCATCCGCCGCCTCGGCCTCCTCGAGCACGGCGAAGGCCTCGCCCGAGGC belongs to Agromyces archimandritae and includes:
- a CDS encoding ComEC/Rec2 family competence protein, producing MTTGERAAPEQAAERARPGLPRQRAGLAPPAVAAWAAAWAATGLAAGAAWVVALGCWLLVAVLLAIGVVARVRARGGHPHGGLERGGSPRDGWARAARHPHGGQSPLVRLAAVLAVAVAGAALTASAAAAGLAAREASPLAGADRAELLVELDGAPSTFAGFGGETTVRAEGRAVAVDGRPIAPVPVVAMGGLSGAPRLGLGDRIAVEGRVSAEEPGERAAYRVSGVVRQAASAPLWIAWAAPLRAGLHDAAATLAGDGGALVPGLAIGDTSLVSDSLDQAMKQSSLSHLTAVSGANCTIVTAAAFAFGALLRLPRGARVVFALAALGAFVVLVTPEASVVRAAVMAAIVLVGLASGRGAGGLAALALAVVGLLAVDPWLSRDYGFALSVLATGGLLLLATPLAERLARWMPVPLAAALAIPAAAQLACQPVLVLLAPELALVGVAANLLAAPAAPIGTVVGLVAALLLPLPGHLGAWLLQLAWVPAAWIAAIARYTAELPGARMPWLPGPAGAILAGVAALALGWVLAGARSRRATIAAATAGALALAVPLGGAWLGPIVVGASRPADWSVAMCDVGQGDAVVLRADAVVMVDTGPDPAALDRCRRLLGIDRVDVLVLTHWDHDHVGGTSALAGDVGVVLAGPPDGSRSADALEPLERGGARVEHAVRGDQGAAGGVTWRVLWPADAGAEPGNDASIVLAADVAGIRMLLLGDLGEQAQRRLLREGVGGPYDIVKVAHHGSADQSAELYREAGAGIGLVGVGADNGYGHPTASALGMLADAGTRVLRTDRSGTIALAAAADTGFEVWTERASQEGPAGSAVARTLDAADRMRRPARREAPWRDGRAAGVVHAAGRRPGPRAPRRSRSSPGTRCARPPSYS
- a CDS encoding ComEA family DNA-binding protein, which encodes MPLHDPPPAADEPLEAEPDVFERLAPSARRASPRVRLGIGAAIVLCLAALGVSAVVSATASGGGTQHLPGVDAVGSPPAETAPETDSPALLVHVTGAVRAPGIVELAPGSRVVDAVAAAGGLADDADAEAVNLAGPVADGEQLRVPVVGEAPAAGGAGAGGAGAGGADGVVDLNRADAAALETLPRIGPALAERIIAWREANGPFTSVDQLDEVSGIGEAVLAGLEGLVRV
- the leuS gene encoding leucine--tRNA ligase, which produces MENPLANEHDPHTTADAVYDFAAIQAKWLPVWDELQPFRAGLPGDTRPRKYVLDMFPYPSGDLHMGHAEAFGFGDIVARYWRQQGFDVLHPIGWDSFGLPAENAAIKRGTDPREWTYANIAQQKASFRQYAPSFDWSRELHTSDPEYYKWNQWLFLELYKRGLAYRKAGQVNWCPNDQTVLANEQVVDGHCERCGALVTKKALTQWFFKVTDYADRLLDDLNQLEGHWPQRVLSMQRNWIGRSSGADVEFEIEGREERISVFTTRPDTLFGATFMVVAPDSDLAAELASGAGPDVRMRFQDYLDTVRGTTEMDRLNQERPKTGVFLERYAVNPVSGERLPIWASDYVLADYGHGAIMAVPAHDQRDLDFARAFDLPIRVVVDTNAPVTGVIPVIQLDEQGVPILPEEPPALDPASTGVALAGEGRMVNSGPLDGLSKVNAIKRMIELLESRGTGRAAKNFRLRDWLISRQRYWGTPIPIIHCPACGEVPVPQEQLPVRLPDAEGLDLRPKGKSPLAAAEEWSTVSCPQCGGEARRDSDTMDTFVDSSWYPLRFLNPNDDTRAFDPAEAEKWAPVDQYVGGVEHAILHLLYSRFITKVLFDLGYISFTEPFTSLLNQGQVLMDGSAMSKSKGNLVEFADQLREHGADALRVTMAFAGPPEDDVDWADVSQAGAAKFLARAWRISGEVTSSPDVEWKTGDPALRRVTHRLLADAPGLVEAYKFNVVIARLMELVNATRKTIDQGPGAADAAVRESAEVIAMILNLFAPYTAEDMWQRLGYEPTVALAQWRKADPALLVEESVTAVFQVDGKVRDRADVAPKIAPEELEALAKGSAAVVRSIDGREIANVVVRAPKLVNIVTRR
- a CDS encoding anthranilate synthase component I family protein, translating into MTSTGRLAAPAPLDPETVFLRCFGDAPYAVWLDGGWGGAGRDTLGGRSIMAAADAGSILLTADAAAGTITRSRPLDPARRPETSPGSIFDVPEFGAAGGVEASPLGWIGWFGYEAGARHMGVPFRPSGVPDAAFLRVDRALVFDHATGAVEAHWRDEPGEEGREAGEAWARRTLAEAMRAASAPAPEAARPASARIHDDEAGYAEMIDACLARIAAGDAYQLCLTTRIEVPGAFDPVAVHRRLRRTSPSHHGGLLRFGGTALVSASPERFLAVDGGRRIRTTPMKGTRPRSADPGEDARLAAELLASEKERAENIMIVDLMRNDLGRIAALGTVHVPELHLVESYPQVHQLVSTVAARLGNGIGLGEAIAACFPAGSMTGAPKRSAMTILHGLESSPRGPYAGAFGVLGFDGTADLAMGIRSIVLTPAGATIGTGGGITALSVAAEEIEETRVKARALLAALGAAPA
- the cydC gene encoding thiol reductant ABC exporter subunit CydC, translating into MPERSASMRAAVPGIRRLLPSVLFGILSAGSTVALLAASAWLITRAAEQPPIMYLNIAVVGVRAFALGRGVFRYLERLSGHDASFRQLAGIRTGVFRRMLPLAPDGLAASRRGDLLARFTRDVDELQNVPLKAVQPVVSAVVVVAAAVAGIALIAPAAAGGLAVVLVAGIALALVAQAWIGARADRRIGPLRGRLQAAVLDHVQALDVLIAFDAADADRGRIAGIDRELARAARRRAVAGGLVQAASTALGGLGAAAAIALAAPLVVDGRIDGPAFAVVCLVPLAIAEVAGAIPAAASAWRTARASARRVDRAVPAEPPAGVPAEPAEPIAAPPAAPAPALELEGVSASWPELGDGAGAPAASIAGFDLAIAPGERVLVRGASGAGKTTLAHVLVRFLDYDGSYRIGGAQAKRLAIGDVHRLVGIVEQRPWLFDESIRQNLLFAREGAGDAELLDVLGRVGLAGWVAERGGLDAPVGERGSLVSGGQAQRIALARAMLAGFPVLVLDEPTANVDRARADALVDELLTAAEAPGRTLVLIAHAEVDESRFDRVVRIEGGRLLA